The genomic region ATACTCGGCGGCGTAGAGCTTGCCTACCAAGTCGGTGCGGCCGGTTTCGCGCTCCAGCTCTTTGTTGACGAGGGCTAAGCGGAAATCCTGCACCTGCCCGGCTTCATTGCGCACAGCCTGCAGCACCGACATGGAAATAAGGCTGTTATCAAGTACCGACTGCAGCAGGTCGCGACTTTCCTGGAGCTGTTGGGTGCGCTCTAGCACCTGCTGCTCCAGTTGCTTGCGGTAGCGCTCTTCGGTCTGGCGCTGGTGCATCTCGGCTAGCTTACGAGCGTGAATGTCGGTGGCGGCCCCAAACCAGGTAATAATCTCGCCATGCTCGTTCCGAACGGGCCGAACCTGCACCTGAAACCAGCGGTACTCGCCCTGGACCGAGCGGATACGGTGCTCCTGGCGCAGGAACTGACCATTGGTTACAGCAGTCTGGTAGCGGCGCGCCGATGCGGCTCGGTCATCGGGATGAATAACATCCGTCCAGCCGTAGTCGGCGGCGTCTTCAAGGGTCTGGCCGGTGTACTCGTACCACTGCTGGTTATACCAGGTTGTGTCGCTAGCAGTGGTGCTGCGCCAGAGCAAGTCGGGCACCAGGTTAACGAAGGTGCGAAACTGCTCCTCACTTATCCGTAGCGCTTCTTCTACCCGCTTGCGCTCCGTAATGTCGTAGCTCACGACCAGCACGGAGCCCACGTGGCCCGCAGCGTCGAACAGGGGTACCCCACGCGAGATGTACGTGTGGCCATGAGCCTCATTTTCCAGCGAGAAGCTCTGCCCGGCCAGGGCCAGGCGGTAGTGTCGCTCGTGCTCGGTCGCCAGGGTAGGGGGCATAGCCTCGTAGAGGGTGCGCCCGAGTAGACTGGCCGGGTTGAAGCCAGCCGCGTACAGCGCCTCACCCTCGGCCAGCTGGTAGCGTAAGTCGGCGCCCACGATGAAGACGGCTGCGCCCGGAAGGTTGGTTACCAGGGCTTGCAGGCGCTCCTCGCTCAGGCGCCTTGCTTCTTCGGCGCGGGCGCGTTCTACTGCTGCCCAGGTGCGCTCGGCCGTTTCCCGTAGCAAGGCAATTTCATCGGGCGTCCAGCGGCGGGGCTCGCCCTGGTGCACCACCAGGTTGGCCACCCAACGCCCGCCTTTCAGAAGCGGGTGGGTGACAAAGGCCGTAGAGCCGATGACCTGGTAGTTGAATTTCTCCTCCTCGGTCAGCTCGGCTTCGGCGGCCACGTCCTCCACAATCAGGGGCTCGCCGTGGCGGGCCCGCTCGATGATGGGGCCGTAGGCTGAGAGCGGAAACGAGCCCGTAAAGGCCGGAAATCGCCCGCTCAGATAATTGTCCGTTACCACCACCGTTTCACCGTCGAGCGTAATCTCCGCATACATTGCGCGGCCGAGCCCAAAGTATTCGCCTAGCACGCGGGTGGCAGTGCGTTGAATTTCCCGCGCGTCGGCGAGCGGGCGCAGCGCGTCGGTGAGCTGCAACAGATACGCTTGTTGGGCCTCGCTAGCCCGCCGGGTCTGCTCTTCCTTTTTGCGCTGGGTGATGTCGTCGTAGAACACCCCGAACAAGTCGGCCCCGCTAACCGGCGTCATGTAGAATACATACCAGCGGTCGGTGTCCGCAACGTAGTGTTCGAAGCGTTCCGGCTGTTTGGCTTGCAGCACGCGCTCGGCCACGACCAGCCAGTCGGCATAAAAGATCGGGAAGAGCGCACTGGCTAACTGGCCCACGGCGTGGGCGCGGTTGAGGCCGGTTTGTTGCTCAAAGGCGGGATTGAGTTCGAGGTAGCGGGCATCTACCGCGCGGCCGTGCGCATCGCGGACCAGCTGATTCAACGCAAAGCCTTCGGCCATCGCGTTGAACAGAGTGCGGTACTTGTCTTCGGCTTGCTGGGCTAGCTCATCTTTGAGCCGAAAGATTTCCTGCTGGGCCAGCTTGCGCTCGGTGATTTCGGCGGTGGTCATCACGAAGCCATCCCGCATCCGGACCAGCGTTTGATGAAACCAGGCCTCGAACTGCTCGTGGGCGTAATATTGCTCGTGGTCAACCGGAACCCCGGTTTCCACTACTTGCACAAACAGGTCGAACAGCCCCGTTTCTACAACTCCCGGGTTTTCTTGCAGAAGGCTTTTGCCCGCCATGGGGGGCCCATATCGCTCCAGCCAGACCCGGTTATTTAATATCCACGTAAAATCGACAATCTTCCCGCTGGCATCTCGCACGGCCTCAAAGGCTTGCACCACGTAGTGGGAGCTGTCTAGGGTAGCCTGCAGCAACTCTTTCGTTTCGCGAAGCTCCTGCTCGGCTTGTTTGCGCTGGCTAATGTCGTGGGTGGTGGTCGTCACGCCGTCGCCCAGCTTCACGGTAGACTGGTAAAACCAGCCGTCGAACTGC from Hymenobacter aerilatus harbors:
- a CDS encoding PAS domain-containing protein; translated protein: MEPPHSVPPNSSQLAALAAATALLNALPWGVLVLDADGFIRYINQQAAHWCDTPPAAVVDQPLADAPLPPALGAALQHMLASEAVASHEVWLPHTALWLSLKAAPAPDGQHWVFWENITGRKQAEAAQQHSSRLLLDLEEVAHTGSYDVDLASGSFYFSDGMYRLFGEVPKAFVPTLEFIDARSHPHDADLVRPVLEEAVRTKQPYTYRRRISRPTGEWRTLEAHGEVRCDAAGNAVQLRGLVQDITERVQAEQALHANRELLRATIDSSLDMVQVFEAVRDEQGVVVDFKWVLNNTAAEQYYGDVIGQRLRQLNPGVVEEGIFDVFRQVLETGVPDQREHHYVHEQFDGWFYQSTVKLGDGVTTTTHDISQRKQAEQELRETKELLQATLDSSHYVVQAFEAVRDASGKIVDFTWILNNRVWLERYGPPMAGKSLLQENPGVVETGLFDLFVQVVETGVPVDHEQYYAHEQFEAWFHQTLVRMRDGFVMTTAEITERKLAQQEIFRLKDELAQQAEDKYRTLFNAMAEGFALNQLVRDAHGRAVDARYLELNPAFEQQTGLNRAHAVGQLASALFPIFYADWLVVAERVLQAKQPERFEHYVADTDRWYVFYMTPVSGADLFGVFYDDITQRKKEEQTRRASEAQQAYLLQLTDALRPLADAREIQRTATRVLGEYFGLGRAMYAEITLDGETVVVTDNYLSGRFPAFTGSFPLSAYGPIIERARHGEPLIVEDVAAEAELTEEEKFNYQVIGSTAFVTHPLLKGGRWVANLVVHQGEPRRWTPDEIALLRETAERTWAAVERARAEEARRLSEERLQALVTNLPGAAVFIVGADLRYQLAEGEALYAAGFNPASLLGRTLYEAMPPTLATEHERHYRLALAGQSFSLENEAHGHTYISRGVPLFDAAGHVGSVLVVSYDITERKRVEEALRISEEQFRTFVNLVPDLLWRSTTASDTTWYNQQWYEYTGQTLEDAADYGWTDVIHPDDRAASARRYQTAVTNGQFLRQEHRIRSVQGEYRWFQVQVRPVRNEHGEIITWFGAATDIHARKLAEMHQRQTEERYRKQLEQQVLERTQQLQESRDLLQSVLDNSLISMSVLQAVRNEAGQVQDFRLALVNKELERETGRTDLVGKLYAAEYPGIRQVGLFDLMLRALASDAPQGMEYFYDHEGFSRWFTCQFVKMGDGLVATNLDITERKTAEQERLKNLRLLEQAETVAGLGSWDYDLVTNTMRWSDGMYHLLGLQLGMPVGPDVYLQFVAKEDRARAEQLVHNLTTGSSGFEETLRLRVKGQVKTVRTKAVVLRNEAGQPTRVLGVDLDISELQRLEADNLRLRLTQQQALFEAVQEAQEAERGRLAESLHNGIGQILYATKLRFDRLPTPPPDTTPELAAVRREADQLLVEAIRQTRALSHELVPLALEDFGLTAALHDICQKMSAPRLHMHCHIVLDSDTAPLPPALQMALYRMAQELAQNIVKHAHGATQASLELETMPGWVLLRAEDNGPGFGATLAGSSGLGLRSIRDRVALLRGQLQTGSAPTGGAYVRIRIPYPDFLSS